The following proteins come from a genomic window of Pseudomonas hygromyciniae:
- a CDS encoding TIGR03862 family flavoprotein: MLGLLRRTAVTAMPHIPAQPYHVTIIGGGPAGLMAAEVLSQAGVQVNLYDGMPSVGRKFLLAGVGGMNITHSEAYPAFLSRYAERAPDIAPLLRQFGAEALCEWIHGLGIETFVGSSGRVFPTDMKAAPLLRAWLKRLRDQRVVIHTRHRWLGWNADGGLIIHSPDGEKTVHSDAVLLALGGGSWSRLGSDGAWLTLLEDKGVPYAPLQPSNCGFEVTAWSDLMVSKFAGAPLKNVAIGLADDKPRLGECVVTATGIEGSLIYALSAPIREAINHDGSATVHIDLLPGKPLDKVQAALAKPRGSRSMSKHLHSQLGLDGVKAALLRELAPAEHFNDQQQLATDIKALPLTLVKTRPMDEAISTAGGVPFEALDERLMLKQLPGVFCAGEMLDWEAPTGGYLLTGCFASGRAAGRGMLEWLQRR; the protein is encoded by the coding sequence ATGCTCGGCCTACTTCGCCGAACCGCAGTCACCGCCATGCCCCATATCCCAGCCCAGCCTTATCACGTCACGATCATCGGCGGCGGTCCCGCCGGGCTGATGGCCGCCGAAGTCCTGAGCCAGGCCGGGGTCCAGGTGAACCTGTATGACGGCATGCCCTCGGTGGGGCGCAAGTTCCTGTTGGCCGGCGTAGGTGGCATGAATATCACCCACTCCGAAGCTTATCCGGCATTTCTCTCGCGCTATGCCGAACGCGCCCCAGACATCGCTCCGCTGCTGCGCCAGTTTGGCGCCGAGGCGTTGTGCGAATGGATTCATGGCCTGGGGATAGAAACCTTTGTCGGCAGCTCTGGCCGGGTGTTTCCGACCGATATGAAAGCCGCGCCGCTACTGCGCGCCTGGCTCAAGCGCCTGCGCGACCAACGGGTAGTTATCCACACCCGCCACCGCTGGCTGGGCTGGAATGCCGATGGCGGATTAATTATCCACAGCCCGGATGGCGAGAAAACTGTCCACAGCGATGCCGTGCTCCTGGCCCTCGGCGGCGGCAGCTGGTCGCGTTTGGGATCCGACGGTGCCTGGCTCACGTTGCTGGAAGACAAAGGCGTGCCTTACGCCCCGCTGCAACCGAGCAACTGTGGCTTCGAGGTGACGGCCTGGAGCGACTTGATGGTGAGCAAATTCGCCGGAGCGCCGCTGAAAAACGTCGCCATTGGTTTAGCAGATGACAAACCCCGATTGGGCGAATGCGTGGTCACCGCGACCGGTATCGAGGGCAGCTTGATTTACGCGCTGTCGGCGCCGATTCGCGAAGCGATCAACCACGATGGATCCGCCACCGTGCATATCGACCTGCTGCCGGGCAAGCCGCTGGACAAGGTGCAGGCGGCACTGGCCAAACCCCGTGGCTCACGTTCGATGAGCAAGCATTTGCACAGTCAGTTGGGGCTGGATGGGGTAAAAGCCGCGCTGTTGCGCGAGTTGGCGCCCGCCGAACACTTCAACGACCAGCAACAATTGGCCACGGATATCAAGGCTCTGCCGCTGACGCTGGTGAAAACCCGGCCAATGGACGAAGCCATCAGCACCGCTGGCGGTGTACCGTTTGAAGCATTGGATGAGCGCTTGATGCTCAAGCAATTGCCGGGGGTGTTCTGTGCCGGGGAGATGCTGGACTGGGAGGCGCCGACGGGCGGTTATTTGCTGACGGGGTGTTTTGCCAGTGGGCGGGCTGCGGGGCGCGGGATGCTGGAATGGCTCCAACGCCGATAG
- a CDS encoding Lrp/AsnC family transcriptional regulator, whose amino-acid sequence MDKYDRMLLSALLEDGRATYAQLARTVNLSAPAVAERVAKLEASGVITGYQAKVDLSKIGLPIQCTIELRLTNNGSQKVYDALAEIPELTECHRVTGDPCVIMQAAVGSMPELENLINRVAKFGFSKTSIILSSAIARRVPLGHLEGKNGGA is encoded by the coding sequence ATGGACAAATACGACCGCATGCTCCTCAGCGCCCTGCTGGAGGATGGCCGCGCCACCTACGCGCAACTGGCCCGCACCGTTAACCTCTCCGCCCCCGCCGTGGCCGAACGCGTGGCCAAGCTGGAAGCCAGCGGCGTGATTACCGGCTACCAGGCCAAGGTCGACCTGTCCAAGATCGGCTTGCCGATCCAGTGCACGATCGAACTGCGCTTGACCAACAACGGCAGCCAGAAGGTGTACGACGCCCTGGCAGAAATCCCCGAGTTGACCGAATGCCACCGGGTCACCGGCGACCCGTGCGTGATCATGCAGGCGGCGGTGGGTTCGATGCCAGAACTGGAAAACCTGATCAACCGCGTGGCGAAGTTTGGCTTCAGCAAGACCTCGATCATCTTGTCGAGCGCCATAGCTCGGCGGGTGCCGCTGGGGCATTTGGAGGGGAAGAATGGCGGCGCCTGA
- the yedA gene encoding drug/metabolite exporter YedA, translated as MPGPRRFPLPLIAAFFALYVIWGSTYLVIRIGVEYWPPLMLAGIRFCTAGALMYGYLRWRGVPAPTWAQWKAAGMIGILLLTFGNGAVSVAEHTGVTSGVAALAVATVPLFTLLCGYFWGARNTRLEWAGVILGMIGIAMLNMGSNLQSSPLGAGLLLFAAASWAFGSVWSRHLPLPQGAMASAAEMLIAGVVLLIGSALKGEHLEAMPPVEGWLALAYLTVFGSIIAFNAYMYLLKHVRPAAATSYAYVNPAVAVLLGIVFVGETIGLEEALAMLVIISAVLLISLPQWRKPKPEIR; from the coding sequence ATGCCTGGCCCACGTCGTTTTCCGTTACCGTTGATCGCCGCTTTTTTTGCGTTGTACGTGATCTGGGGTTCTACCTACCTGGTTATCCGCATTGGTGTGGAGTACTGGCCGCCGTTGATGCTGGCGGGGATTCGCTTTTGTACGGCGGGGGCGCTGATGTATGGCTACTTGCGCTGGCGCGGGGTGCCGGCGCCGACCTGGGCGCAGTGGAAAGCCGCGGGCATGATCGGCATTTTGCTGCTGACGTTCGGCAATGGTGCCGTGAGTGTGGCTGAACACACCGGCGTGACCTCCGGCGTCGCCGCGCTGGCGGTAGCGACGGTGCCGCTGTTTACCTTGCTCTGCGGATATTTCTGGGGCGCGCGTAACACCCGTCTGGAATGGGCCGGGGTAATCCTGGGGATGATCGGCATCGCCATGCTCAATATGGGCTCCAACCTGCAGTCGAGCCCACTGGGCGCTGGGCTGCTGTTGTTCGCCGCCGCTTCCTGGGCGTTTGGTTCGGTCTGGAGCCGGCACTTGCCGTTGCCTCAGGGCGCCATGGCCAGCGCCGCTGAAATGCTGATCGCCGGTGTGGTGCTGTTGATCGGCAGCGCACTCAAGGGCGAACACCTGGAGGCGATGCCCCCGGTGGAAGGCTGGCTGGCCCTGGCCTACTTGACCGTATTTGGCTCGATCATCGCGTTCAACGCGTATATGTACCTGCTCAAGCATGTGCGTCCGGCAGCGGCCACCAGCTATGCCTACGTCAACCCGGCCGTGGCGGTATTGCTGGGGATTGTGTTTGTCGGCGAGACCATCGGCCTGGAAGAAGCCCTGGCGATGCTCGTGATCATCAGCGCAGTGCTGTTGATCAGCCTGCCCCAGTGGCGTAAGCCGAAGCCGGAAATAAGGTAA
- a CDS encoding NYN domain-containing protein, with the protein MKKIAVFADVQNLYYTVRQAYGCHFNYAALWADISQRGQIVEAYAYAIDRGDSKQQQFQQILRNLGFTVKLKPYIQRSDGSAKGDWDVGITIDIMDAADHVDEVVLASGDGDFDMLLDRIIHKHGVEAVAYGVPGLTANSLIRAASRYVPIEGALLLK; encoded by the coding sequence GTGAAAAAAATAGCAGTGTTCGCCGATGTGCAGAACCTCTACTACACCGTGCGCCAAGCCTACGGCTGCCACTTCAACTACGCCGCCCTGTGGGCTGATATCAGCCAGCGCGGGCAGATCGTTGAGGCGTATGCCTATGCCATCGACCGTGGCGACAGCAAGCAGCAGCAGTTCCAGCAGATCCTGCGCAACCTGGGCTTTACCGTGAAGCTCAAGCCGTACATCCAGCGCAGCGATGGCTCGGCCAAGGGCGACTGGGACGTGGGCATCACCATCGACATCATGGACGCCGCCGACCATGTCGATGAAGTAGTGCTGGCCTCGGGGGATGGCGATTTCGACATGTTGCTCGACCGCATCATTCATAAACATGGCGTCGAAGCCGTGGCTTACGGCGTGCCGGGGTTGACGGCCAACTCGTTGATCCGCGCAGCCAGCCGCTACGTGCCTATCGAAGGCGCGTTGTTGCTCAAATAG
- a CDS encoding YciC family protein, with amino-acid sequence MNPLTVLRDSFYFFQRNLGAIVQLCLPLVILEAALQQVLDRSLGPDAFPGYSVVVGLLVYPLYTAALILFLDARSRGESPRTADVLAMALTLWPRYALLTAMSTLLILLGLSLYFLPGIWLMVTLAFAEYLLVLRGMSALAAMKESLRLTRGHFLRILVCLLCVMAPLWLLKGASVSAWPDLQNPLLAVLIDSAHSFLQLFTSVVLFRLFMLIAGDADAR; translated from the coding sequence ATGAATCCGTTGACCGTTCTGCGCGACTCTTTCTACTTTTTCCAGCGCAACCTGGGCGCCATCGTGCAGTTGTGCCTGCCGCTGGTGATTCTGGAAGCCGCCCTGCAACAAGTGCTCGACCGTTCGCTGGGCCCGGATGCATTCCCCGGCTACAGCGTGGTCGTGGGGTTGCTGGTGTATCCGCTGTACACCGCGGCCTTGATCCTGTTCCTCGACGCCCGCAGCCGTGGCGAGTCGCCGCGCACCGCTGACGTGCTGGCCATGGCGCTGACCCTGTGGCCTCGCTATGCGCTGCTGACCGCCATGAGCACCCTGCTGATCCTGCTGGGGCTGTCGCTGTATTTCCTGCCGGGGATATGGCTGATGGTCACCCTGGCCTTCGCCGAGTACCTGTTGGTTTTGCGCGGCATGTCTGCGCTGGCGGCGATGAAGGAAAGTTTGCGCCTGACCCGGGGGCATTTCCTGCGCATCCTGGTGTGCCTGTTGTGCGTAATGGCCCCACTGTGGCTGCTCAAGGGCGCCAGCGTCTCTGCCTGGCCCGACCTCCAGAACCCACTGCTGGCGGTGCTGATCGACAGCGCCCATAGCTTCTTGCAGTTGTTTACCAGCGTGGTGCTGTTCCGCCTGTTCATGCTGATCGCCGGTGATGCCGACGCCCGCTAA
- a CDS encoding endonuclease/exonuclease/phosphatase family protein, translating to MTRLLRITLLSLLILAGLLSALLYSLTWRPADKQTLPVSCVAPRAPTLLPGQALKVMTWNVQYLAGKNYVFWYDTPDGSGPDERPTIEDMASSLDEVARVIRDEQPDVLLLQELDEGAKPSHYQDQLALLQERLVDLYPCSVQAFDWKADFVPDWHIFGSVGRKLVTLSRYQIEHAERLQLPVASGNLISRQFQPKPALLLSYLPLSDGGQLAVLNTRLDNGAPGHSAVREQVQATVKLLDKFESRGTPWLIGGDFNLLPLGQFLRLDAGRRGQYSPDSELHLLWDKYPMIPSNSQSSGIDRAQWLTHFPNDPSLDGPDRTVDYLFFSPRLKKVEARVRQDDTLRISNHLPVIARFLLPAAQ from the coding sequence ATGACCCGTTTACTGCGTATAACCCTGCTGAGCCTGCTGATCCTCGCAGGTTTGTTGAGCGCCCTGCTCTACAGCCTGACCTGGCGCCCCGCCGACAAACAGACCTTGCCCGTCAGCTGCGTCGCCCCGCGTGCGCCGACGCTGTTGCCCGGCCAGGCGCTCAAGGTGATGACCTGGAACGTGCAATACCTGGCGGGCAAGAACTACGTGTTCTGGTACGACACCCCCGACGGCAGCGGCCCGGACGAACGCCCCACCATTGAAGACATGGCCTCCAGCCTGGACGAAGTGGCGCGGGTGATCCGTGACGAACAGCCGGACGTGCTGTTGCTGCAGGAGTTGGACGAAGGCGCCAAGCCCTCCCATTACCAGGATCAACTGGCGCTGCTCCAGGAGCGTCTGGTGGACCTCTACCCGTGCAGCGTCCAGGCCTTCGACTGGAAAGCCGACTTTGTCCCCGACTGGCATATATTCGGCAGCGTCGGCCGCAAGCTGGTAACCCTCAGCCGCTACCAGATCGAACATGCCGAACGCCTGCAACTGCCGGTGGCTTCGGGCAACCTGATCAGTCGCCAATTCCAACCCAAGCCAGCATTGCTGCTCAGCTACCTGCCATTAAGCGATGGCGGCCAACTGGCGGTGCTCAACACCCGCCTGGACAATGGCGCGCCCGGCCACAGCGCGGTGCGCGAACAAGTACAGGCAACCGTCAAACTGCTGGATAAATTCGAAAGCCGGGGCACGCCGTGGCTGATTGGCGGGGATTTCAACCTGCTGCCGCTGGGGCAATTCCTGCGCCTGGACGCCGGCAGGCGCGGACAGTATTCACCGGACAGTGAGCTGCATCTGCTGTGGGACAAATACCCGATGATCCCCAGCAACAGCCAATCCAGCGGGATTGACCGAGCGCAGTGGCTGACCCACTTCCCCAATGACCCGAGCCTCGATGGGCCGGATCGCACGGTGGATTATCTATTCTTCAGCCCACGCCTGAAAAAAGTGGAAGCGCGGGTGCGGCAGGACGATACGTTACGTATTTCCAATCATTTGCCGGTGATTGCGCGGTTCCTGCTGCCTGCGGCGCAATAG
- a CDS encoding DEAD/DEAH box helicase codes for MTFATLGLIEPLLRALEALGYQTPTPVQAQAIPAVLAGRDLMAAAQTGTGKTAGFAVPLLQLLTMEGPKVTANSVRALILCPTRELAEQVHASVAEYAEHLPLTTYAVYGGVSINPQMMKLRKGVDILVATPGRLIDLFRQNALKLNQLQTLVLDEADRMLDLGFSEELANIYRMLPKKRQTLLFSATFSDDIRLLAGQMLNDPLSIEVSPRNVAANTVKQWVVPVDKKRKAELFVHLMRKGKWKQVLVFAKTRNGVDALVDKLQGLGINADGIHGDKPQATRQRALDRFKASDVQILVATDVAARGLDIEDLPMVVNFDLPIVAEDYIHRIGRTGRAGNTGEAISLVCADEVNMLSAIEMLTRQTLTRKMEQDFEPEHRVPDTDASGQVVKKPKKPKKPKTSGGGGKRNLGKWVESGEVAAEPSIKPVRKVPVFNTGPRKKK; via the coding sequence ATGACTTTCGCCACACTTGGCCTGATCGAACCCTTGCTGCGCGCCCTTGAGGCGCTTGGCTACCAGACCCCGACGCCGGTGCAGGCGCAAGCCATTCCGGCGGTGCTGGCCGGTCGCGACCTGATGGCTGCGGCCCAGACCGGCACTGGCAAGACCGCCGGTTTTGCCGTGCCGCTCCTGCAATTGCTGACCATGGAAGGGCCGAAAGTCACCGCTAACTCGGTGCGCGCCTTGATCCTGTGCCCGACCCGCGAGTTGGCCGAGCAGGTCCACGCCAGCGTCGCCGAGTATGCTGAACACCTGCCCCTGACCACCTACGCGGTATACGGCGGCGTCAGCATCAACCCGCAGATGATGAAGCTGCGCAAGGGCGTCGACATTCTGGTTGCCACCCCTGGGCGCTTGATCGACCTGTTCCGCCAGAACGCGCTGAAACTCAATCAGCTGCAAACCCTGGTGCTGGATGAAGCCGACCGCATGCTCGACTTGGGCTTCTCGGAAGAACTGGCGAACATTTACCGCATGCTGCCGAAAAAGCGCCAGACCCTGCTGTTTTCCGCGACCTTCTCCGACGATATCCGCCTGCTGGCCGGGCAGATGCTCAATGACCCTTTGAGCATTGAAGTCAGCCCGCGCAACGTCGCCGCCAACACCGTCAAGCAGTGGGTGGTGCCGGTGGACAAGAAGCGCAAGGCCGAGCTGTTTGTGCACCTGATGCGCAAGGGCAAATGGAAGCAGGTGCTGGTGTTCGCCAAGACCCGCAATGGCGTGGATGCGCTGGTAGATAAGCTACAAGGCCTGGGGATCAATGCCGACGGCATTCACGGCGACAAGCCACAAGCTACGCGCCAACGAGCCCTGGACCGCTTCAAGGCCAGCGACGTGCAAATCCTGGTGGCCACCGATGTGGCGGCCCGTGGTCTGGATATCGAAGATTTGCCGATGGTGGTCAACTTCGACCTGCCGATTGTCGCCGAGGATTACATCCACCGCATCGGCCGTACTGGCCGGGCTGGCAACACCGGCGAGGCGATTTCCCTGGTGTGTGCCGATGAAGTGAATATGCTTTCGGCCATCGAGATGCTGACCCGCCAGACCCTGACCCGCAAAATGGAACAGGACTTCGAACCGGAACACCGCGTGCCGGACACCGATGCCAGTGGCCAGGTGGTGAAGAAGCCGAAAAAACCGAAGAAGCCGAAAACCTCGGGTGGTGGCGGCAAGCGCAACCTGGGTAAATGGGTAGAAAGCGGTGAAGTGGCGGCTGAGCCTTCGATCAAGCCGGTGCGCAAGGTGCCGGTGTTCAATACCGGGCCGCGTAAGAAGAAGTAA
- a CDS encoding histone deacetylase family protein, whose amino-acid sequence MPLPLIYHDDYSPEFPADHRFPMDKFRLLRDHLVDSGLTQDSQLLRPALCPAEVLALAHDPGYIERYMSGELSREDQRRLGLPWSEALARRTVRAVGGSLLAAEQALEHGLACHLAGGTHHAHYDYPAGFCIFNDLAVISHYLLASGRANRVLIFDCDVHQGDGTARILHDTPDAITVSLHCEKNFPARKATSDWDIPLPMGMGDADYLKVVDDALNYLLPLYQPDLVLYDAGVDVHKDDALGYLKLTDAGVAARDESVMRHCLGRDIPVMGVIGGGYSKDRPALARRHGILHHSAQRVWTSSGCH is encoded by the coding sequence ATGCCTTTGCCACTGATCTACCACGACGACTACAGTCCCGAGTTCCCGGCGGATCATCGCTTCCCCATGGACAAGTTCCGCCTGCTGCGCGATCACCTGGTCGACAGCGGCCTGACTCAGGACAGCCAACTGCTGCGCCCGGCATTGTGCCCGGCCGAGGTCCTCGCCCTGGCCCATGACCCTGGCTATATCGAACGCTATATGAGCGGTGAGTTGTCCCGCGAAGACCAACGGCGCCTGGGCCTGCCCTGGAGCGAAGCCCTGGCCCGGCGCACCGTACGCGCAGTCGGCGGCTCTTTGCTGGCGGCCGAACAGGCCCTGGAACACGGCCTGGCCTGCCACCTGGCGGGCGGCACCCACCACGCCCATTACGATTACCCGGCGGGCTTTTGCATCTTCAATGACCTGGCGGTGATCAGCCACTACCTGCTGGCCAGCGGGCGGGCCAACCGCGTGCTGATCTTCGACTGCGACGTGCATCAGGGCGATGGCACCGCGCGCATCCTCCACGACACGCCGGATGCCATTACCGTGTCCCTGCACTGCGAAAAAAACTTCCCGGCGCGCAAGGCCACCAGCGACTGGGACATCCCGCTGCCCATGGGTATGGGCGATGCCGACTACCTCAAGGTGGTGGACGACGCCCTCAACTACCTGTTGCCGCTCTACCAGCCCGACCTAGTGCTGTATGACGCGGGTGTCGATGTGCACAAGGACGACGCCCTCGGTTACCTCAAGCTGACAGACGCAGGCGTCGCCGCCCGTGATGAAAGCGTGATGCGCCATTGCCTGGGCCGCGACATCCCGGTGATGGGCGTGATCGGTGGCGGCTACAGCAAGGACCGCCCTGCCCTGGCCCGCCGCCACGGCATCCTGCACCACAGTGCCCAGCGGGTATGGACGTCATCAGGTTGTCATTGA
- a CDS encoding DUF2076 domain-containing protein, with amino-acid sequence MNSEEQTLIDGLFSRLQQAETDSAPRDAQAEARIKEHITRQPAAGYFMTQAILVQEAAIKSLDAQNKQQAQQIQQLQDELQRAKTAQPAASSGGFLSSIFGGSSREPQPAPSAPASGAGGWREPTRPGFNSAPAPQQNYQQPQQAAPAGGGFLGGALKTAAGVAGGVMLAQGISSLFSHNQQPQVVEEIVREEPAPASDNGGWGNDSADSFADSGYADDSSYFGDDDSFV; translated from the coding sequence ATGAACAGCGAAGAGCAAACCCTGATCGATGGACTGTTTTCACGGTTGCAGCAAGCCGAAACGGACTCAGCCCCCCGCGACGCCCAGGCAGAAGCGCGGATCAAGGAGCACATTACTCGCCAACCAGCCGCCGGGTATTTCATGACCCAGGCGATTCTGGTGCAGGAAGCCGCGATCAAGAGCCTGGATGCGCAGAACAAGCAGCAGGCGCAGCAGATCCAGCAATTGCAGGATGAGTTGCAGCGGGCCAAGACCGCGCAGCCGGCCGCGAGCAGCGGTGGGTTCCTGTCGAGCATCTTTGGCGGCAGCTCCCGCGAGCCGCAGCCTGCGCCCAGCGCGCCGGCCTCTGGCGCGGGTGGTTGGCGCGAGCCGACCCGACCGGGCTTCAACAGCGCGCCTGCACCGCAACAGAATTATCAGCAACCCCAGCAGGCAGCGCCCGCCGGTGGCGGCTTTCTCGGCGGCGCCCTGAAAACCGCAGCCGGCGTGGCCGGTGGTGTGATGCTGGCCCAAGGCATCAGCAGTCTGTTCAGCCATAACCAGCAGCCGCAGGTGGTGGAAGAGATCGTCCGCGAAGAGCCGGCGCCGGCCAGTGACAACGGCGGTTGGGGCAATGACAGCGCTGACAGCTTCGCCGACAGTGGTTATGCCGACGACTCCTCCTACTTTGGTGACGACGATTCCTTCGTCTGA
- a CDS encoding 3'-5' exonuclease, translating into MERIAVIDFETTGISPSSSCRATEIAVVILEQGQIVDRYQSLMNAGVRVPGFIEQLTGISNAMLRSAPPAERVMNEVNEFVGTTPLLAHNAAFDQKFWDFELGLIRRTRLQKFACSLLLARRLMPTAPNHKLGTLTSYAQLPHTGKAHRAMADAEMAANLTAHLAQELRRTHGLRELSHDLLCSLQKVPAAKINDHLKKHRGF; encoded by the coding sequence TTGGAACGTATAGCGGTCATCGACTTTGAAACCACCGGCATCTCGCCGAGCAGCAGTTGCCGGGCCACGGAAATTGCCGTGGTCATCCTGGAACAGGGCCAGATTGTGGACCGCTACCAGAGCCTGATGAACGCCGGCGTACGCGTGCCGGGTTTTATCGAGCAACTGACCGGCATCAGCAACGCCATGCTGCGCAGCGCACCGCCGGCGGAGCGGGTGATGAATGAGGTCAACGAGTTCGTCGGCACCACACCGCTACTGGCGCACAACGCCGCGTTCGACCAGAAGTTCTGGGACTTCGAGCTCGGCCTGATCCGCCGCACCCGCCTGCAAAAATTCGCCTGTTCACTGCTCCTGGCCCGCCGGCTGATGCCCACGGCGCCCAACCACAAGCTCGGCACCTTGACCTCCTACGCCCAGTTGCCCCATACCGGCAAGGCTCACCGGGCGATGGCGGACGCGGAAATGGCGGCCAACCTCACCGCCCACCTGGCCCAGGAACTGCGCCGCACCCACGGCTTGCGCGAGCTGTCCCATGACCTGCTGTGCAGCTTGCAGAAAGTGCCGGCGGCGAAGATCAATGACCATCTGAAGAAGCATCGCGGGTTCTGA